The Virgibacillus phasianinus genome includes a window with the following:
- a CDS encoding glycerol-3-phosphate acyltransferase — translation MLTFVFIVVSYLCGCLNGAYYLGTVVANQDIRELGSSNAGARNAGRVFGRSAFIYTVIIDALKTIIPLAIAAYLINVTGVLLGCMALAVLIGHIWPVQLQFRGGKGVVVYLAVALVLAPLTLVVVGLTLLIVLQFKRSFTIAGLIALATIPITLIILSEPIFAGLFLLMLVIVIFVHRKEG, via the coding sequence ATGTTGACATTTGTTTTTATCGTCGTATCCTATCTGTGCGGGTGCTTGAATGGTGCCTATTATCTTGGAACGGTTGTCGCAAATCAGGATATTAGGGAACTTGGAAGTTCAAATGCTGGGGCTAGAAATGCGGGCAGGGTGTTTGGCCGTTCTGCATTTATTTATACGGTTATTATCGATGCGTTAAAAACAATCATCCCATTGGCAATTGCGGCCTATTTAATAAATGTTACCGGGGTCTTATTAGGGTGCATGGCACTTGCTGTGTTAATCGGCCATATTTGGCCGGTTCAACTGCAATTTCGCGGGGGCAAAGGTGTGGTTGTGTATTTGGCGGTTGCTCTAGTGCTTGCTCCGCTAACGCTTGTTGTAGTTGGTTTAACGCTGTTAATTGTTTTGCAGTTTAAGCGGAGTTTTACAATAGCAGGTTTAATTGCGCTTGCCACGATTCCAATTACACTAATAATCCTATCTGAACCTATCTTTGCGGGATTATTTTTGTTGATGCTGGTAATTGTTATATTCGTGCATAGAAAAGAGGGTTAA